A stretch of DNA from Spirosoma endbachense:
CTATACAGAGGAAGCTGGGGCCATCGCAGAATTTCTGAACAACAACACCAAATATATTAAGTGTTGCCAACGATACGCCCGCTGCCTTAGTAACCGTTAATCGAACCTCATCAAAATCCAGTGTAGCTAAGAAACCAATGGTTCTTCTGCCTGTACCTGATAATATAGAACTATTAGTTGAAACAAGATTAGCCCCCGTAAACGATTGTATAGCCGCGGTGGTGCCTGTTTTATAGGTAGAAACAGTTAGTCGATCAAGAACGCCTAAATCAACTAAAGCTGTACTGGAGATGTCAAAGCCAACAAATGTACTCGACGTACTAGCCGGGTACGTAACAAATGCATTTTTCACACCAATTGATGCGGTCGTAGCGACTCCAGCAGTCAAAATAATGCTGGACGAATTGGCCGGATCCCCATCAATTATATTGTCTGGATCTGTAATGTTACAGGCAAGGCAGGCAACATCAGTCGTAATACCAGTATGATCTGGATTAAAAAAAACCGAATGCCCAGGTGCGGTCAACGAAGTCGGCGTATTACAAACCAGAGCAGGTGATGTATTACAGAATTTTTCTATGACAGGTGCGTAAACATGTATGGTTGCCGCGAGTCCTCCAAAATTAATACGAATTATATCGAAACTACCTGTAGAAACTAACCCAACTCTCGCTTTGCCATTTAGAAGCCCGACTTCCGCCAGATTCGTGAATACCTTAGTAGTTACAGGCGTATTCGGAGTAGGGCTGGTACTTAAATAAGTGCTGATTGTTGTGGTACCCCCTATTTTAACATCACTACTAACAATAAAACCAGCAAACGTACCGGCAGGATATACATTCGCGCCCGTGGCATTATGGTCTCTTACCTCTAGCCAGGCAGAACTACCCAGCGCAGCTAAATAAAATGCATCAGTTGAAAACGTAGGGTCATTATCGATCAGGTTTGCTTTATTGGTAAACTCGTCTCCAATAAACTGGCTGGAAGTAACTGTAAGATTGGCAAACGTAGGGTTCGTTAGCGACGCGACCGTATTACATGGTGCGGTACTTAGCTGTGCCAGTATATTGGTCGATACCAACAGCGATAAACATAGGAAGACCCATGTAAAGAGATTCAGATTGGATCTCCTACACATGTAGGTAGATAATTTTTTCATAAAAGCTGAATTAAAGGGTAAGTAGATTAAATGAACTAATTAGGGAGTGTTGCAAGGGGTAATTTTGATTGGGACCTCTACAGAGTAGGTCACGACAGGCTGACGAGAAACAAGTTTCCATGACGTCAAATAAGATTAAACTGCGTGTGTAGATTCTCGGCCATAATACAACAAATTATATGCCATTGTAAACAAAAGTTAAAATAGGGATTGTTTCCCTATATACATAGATCCAAAAAAATCATTTACTAATTATTATACATTATTCCCGCTTAAAAGTATTCGCTTATTTCATCAGGTCAACCTAAAATATATTATTCGGTATGTAAATCTATCAACCACCAAACCGAATATCTATTAATCAGCTCAAAATCAATATATTACCACCAATTAAAGTCAAATTATCATTGTGCAAATTCTTCATTACCATATGTCATAAAGAATTTACACTGCACCAGATCTATCACCTCATTCAATAAGGGTAACCTATCACAGTCTACTTATTATCGTTATCAATTAATTTTTAACACGATTAAGCAAAAGTTATACCATTTTCAACTTCATGCTAATATTAAAAATACAACATATAAACAAAATACTACAAAAAGTTTTCAGTATTTTCACTAACTCGCCTATATACGCATAGCCGATTCGTTTGGATTCAATATGGTAATTTTTTTTTATAAATTTATTTTAATCGATGTTTTAGTATATATTTTTTACGCAAATAACTCCATTATTCATTTTCAATCTAAATAACCATAACCTACATACGTCATATATCGTTGATGTTACTCCATAAATGCAGAAGGGGGATCGATTCGAATCGATCCCCCTTCTGCATTTATGGATAATCAGGCGACCTACAAAATTAGGCCACTGCGTCGCAACATGGCTTTGGGCGAAGGCTCACGTCCCCGAAATTTCTTGTACAGTTCCATGGGTTTCTCGCTTCCTCCCTTTTCCAGCACGTTTTTCCGGAAGCCATCGGCAGCGGCTTTATTTTCCAGACCGCCGTTCTCTTTAAAGAACTCGAACGCATCGGCATCCAGCACCTCGCTCCATTTATAACTATAATAACCTGCCGAATAACCGCCCGAAAAGATGTGCGAGAAAGCAGGACTAAAAGCTACTCCCTCCACACGTGGAAACAGGTTCGCGACAGAATCAACTTTATTCTCAACCTGGGTGATGGTTTCTCCGGTCGGTTTCTGGCCATGATAATACATATCGACCAGTCCGAGCCGCAACTGGCGCAGGTTTGCCAGACCAGCCAGAAAATTCTGACTCGCCCGAATCTTTTCGATAAGCTCGTTTGGAATCACTTCGCCGGTCTGATAATGTTTCGCAAAAAGTTTGAGCGCTTCCGGATCATAGCACCAGTTCTCCATTACCTGCGAGGGTAGTTCCACAAAATCACGCGGAACGTTTGTTCCACTCAGGCTTTCGTATTTACCATTAGCCAGCATGCCGTGTAGCCCATGGCCAAATTCGTGGAAAAGCGTAGTGACCTCATAGAAGGTCAATAAGGAAGGCTTTGTATCAGTGGGGCGCGTAAAGTTGCACACGTTAATGATGTGCGGACGAATGTTTTCACCGTTTTCGATTTTCTGTCCCTGGATATCATTCATCCATGCACCACTGCGTTTGCCCGCCCGAGGGAAGTAATCGCCATAGAATACGGCAACGAACTTCCCTTCTTTATCATACACGTCGAAGGTTTTTACTTCGGGATTATAGACCGGAATATCCGTACGCTCCTTAAAGGTGATTCCATATAGTTTATTGGCTACTGTAAATACACCGTTCAGCACGTTCTCAAGCTTGAAGTACGGCTTTAGCATCTCGTCGTCGAGATCATACTTCTCTTTCTTAAGCTTCTCGGCATAATAACTATTGTCCCAACTCTGCAGCTTATCGTCCGTAAATCCATGGGCTTTAGCATAAGTTGTCAGTTCAGCCAGCTGGCGTTCGGCAGCCGGGCGGGCATAGGTAACAAGCTCATTCAGAAAGCTCTGCACCTTATTTTTTGATCCCGCCATGCTTTCTTCCAGCACAAAATCAGCGTGCGTTTTATAACCAAGCAGATTGGCCCGTTCGTAGCGAAGATTCACGATTTTGTTGATGATCGACGTGTTATCGTTTTTATCGCCGTGGAATCCGCGTCCGTTATAGGCCAGAAACATTTTTTTACGCAGCTCGCGGTTTTCAGCATACTGCATGAATGGCCCATAACTAGGGGCCTGTAAGGTAAATACCCAACCTTCTTTCCCCTTCTGCTTCGCTATGGCTTTAGCCGCTTCACGCGTAAAGTCGGGTAAACCAGCCAGGTCTTTTTCATCCGTTACAACCATCGAGTATTCGTTGGTTTCGTTCAGAACATTCTCACCAAATTGGATTGAAAGCTGGGAAAGTTCTTTGTCGATAGCACGTAAACGTTCTTTTCCCTTTGCATCCAGATTTGCGCCATTGCGGGAGAATCGTTTATACGCTTTTTCGAGCAGCATTGCACTTTCTGGATCGAGTTTCAGACTGGCTCGCTGATCGTAAACGGATTTAATCCGGGCAAAGAGTTTCTCGTTCAGCGTGATGTCGTTGCCATACTCACTCAGCAGGGGTGATGCTTCTTTGACGATCTTTTGAAGTTCGGGAGTGGTTTCAGCACTATTTAAGTTGAATAATACAGACGATACCTTTCCCAGCAAATCGCCCGAGCGCTCAAGAGCAACAATGGTGTTCTCAAATGTTGGCTGCGCAGGATTATTGACTAT
This window harbors:
- a CDS encoding M3 family metallopeptidase; amino-acid sequence: MLRHQQLMKTSALLAVVATTTLAQPSPQQPKMTQNPFLTPYSTPHQAAPFDKIRNEDYLPALKEGLMHGRKDVDDIVNNPAQPTFENTIVALERSGDLLGKVSSVLFNLNSAETTPELQKIVKEASPLLSEYGNDITLNEKLFARIKSVYDQRASLKLDPESAMLLEKAYKRFSRNGANLDAKGKERLRAIDKELSQLSIQFGENVLNETNEYSMVVTDEKDLAGLPDFTREAAKAIAKQKGKEGWVFTLQAPSYGPFMQYAENRELRKKMFLAYNGRGFHGDKNDNTSIINKIVNLRYERANLLGYKTHADFVLEESMAGSKNKVQSFLNELVTYARPAAERQLAELTTYAKAHGFTDDKLQSWDNSYYAEKLKKEKYDLDDEMLKPYFKLENVLNGVFTVANKLYGITFKERTDIPVYNPEVKTFDVYDKEGKFVAVFYGDYFPRAGKRSGAWMNDIQGQKIENGENIRPHIINVCNFTRPTDTKPSLLTFYEVTTLFHEFGHGLHGMLANGKYESLSGTNVPRDFVELPSQVMENWCYDPEALKLFAKHYQTGEVIPNELIEKIRASQNFLAGLANLRQLRLGLVDMYYHGQKPTGETITQVENKVDSVANLFPRVEGVAFSPAFSHIFSGGYSAGYYSYKWSEVLDADAFEFFKENGGLENKAAADGFRKNVLEKGGSEKPMELYKKFRGREPSPKAMLRRSGLIL